The nucleotide sequence CCCTTATTTTTTCTCTAGCATATTTTCCGAAAATGTCTTCAACATACTCAACTTCCCTACCAATCAACGAGCTTAAGATTTCAGCGTGCTGTTCTGTTGTTATGTAGTCCTCGTTATATGGTTTGCTTTGATGGGTGGCGATTACAACTTTTGCATTATGTTCGAGAAGATAAAGCAAAGTAGGTAAAATGGCTCTAAACCTTGCATCACTTATAATTTTACCATTTTTCACAGGAGAATTTAAATCCACTCGCAGAAAGACCGTTTTGTTATGATAACTGAAATCCACAAGTCTGAACATTTCATCACCAAGAATATGTCAATAAAAAGCAGATTAAAAGATTATCTTATACACTTTGGGTGATAACATATAGAAAATCGTAAGGAAAATTCAAAAAGTTAAGTCATTAGAAGGTTCTCAATGAGCTTTATTGCTTCCACAATTTTAACTTCTGGCTTTTCTTCCCCCTTTGGAAGTTCGAGGTTTATGACCAATCTTTCTTCTCTTCCTTCCTCTTCAAGGTCATAGACCTCAAGCTCTTCTATATCAACATCTTCAAAGAGACTTTCAACTTCGGGGCCGATTATCTTTTTATCATTTCCATAAACTTCAACTCTCACAACATCATCTTTTGATGATGTTAGAACCACTATTTCATAATCCCCGACTTTCTTAGTGAAGCGTATCATATTGCCATATCCGATTATCTCCTCTTTAAATCCTAATTTTTTCATTGTAGCCCTTATTGTATCCACTTTTGCCTTCATCTTCCTCAAAATTCTCTCCTTAAGCTTATAGCTCTCTTCAAGAGCCTTTTTAATACCCTCACCAGCTTTTTCAATCTCACCCTCCCAAATGCCAATGAGCTTTAAGCCTGAGGAAGTTGATCTGAGCTCAATCTTTAAGCTGTCAACATCAAAATCTCTCAAATCATCTATTTTAAGCTCGCTAAGTCTTAGGATTTCAAATTCAATTCTAACAATGTTTCCAAAGGCTTTTCCCTTAAATTTCACGGGCATCACCCAAAGGAGAAAAACTGATAATGGTTTAAAAACTCTTCCCCTCTTGATATTGTAAAAAAGACAAAAGAAAGAAAGAGGATAAGCTCACTTTTTCCTCCTTATAAGCAGCGGGACCAATGCCAATCCAACAATCACCGCTGGACCGCATGTCTTGCTTGTTGTAGCTGTTGAAGTCTGTGCTGGAGAGCTTTCACTTGGAGTAGTCTCAGAGGTTGTTGTAGTTGTTGTCTTTGAAGTTGTGGTCGTTGTCGTTTTGCCCATGACTTTTTCGGCAACAGCCTTGTTGCCATAGAAGTCAACTGCAACTACTCTGATTGTGTATTCATCCGCATCGACACCAGGAATCTGAGCAAGGAAGTAGTCAACATTTGGTCCACCCTTAGTTGGCTCTGCTGGATACTTCTTAACTTCTCCATTGGCCTCTATCTCAACATATAGATCCTTGATTCCCAAGTTATCCTTAGCCTTAAAGTAAACCTTGAACGGCTTTCCTTTTATTGGCTTTGATGGTGATGTGTATGCGATGCTAACTTGTGGCTTCTCAGTGTCTTTGCCCTTTGTTATCACAAGCTCACTGACACCTTTTGGAACAGTGACTTCAAGGAGCATGTAGTGCTTGTCTCCAATGGTTCTTTCTCCCAAGACTTTGTATTTGACATTTGTGACAGCATCATCGACTTTTGCTCCCTCAGGCACAACAACTGCTATCTTACCTGTTGTTTCCTGATACTCATTTACAAACTTAATTGCTGAACCAAAATCAGTTGTGTGCCTAAACACTATAAACTCCTGTGGAACAGGGAATGAACTTATTGGACCAAAAATTGTGCCGAACATTTCTTCGATTCCTGGAAGCCTAACGTTTCCATTTTCGTCAATTTCTACAATTCTTGAACCATACCAGTTGTCTTTCTCTCTCTTATCTGGAGCACCAGTTGTTGTTGAGGTTACAAACCAGTGCTCATTTCCTTTCTTGTCAATATACACCTGAACGTAGTCTGCATGAACGTGTCCGCTCAAAACAAGCTTTATGTTGTACTTTTCAACATCCTCAAGGAAGCGTTTTGCAATGTCTTCACTCTTTCTCTCTGGCCCACCAATCCAGTACCAGCTCACGAGAGGAGCTATTGTCTCCCAGTCATCAAAGACACTAAGACCTTCAATTTTTCCGCTTCTTCCCTCTGGAGTCTTGTACCAGTATGGGTGGTGAACTATAATTATTGGTATTTTATCTGGGTTCTGCTCAAGTATTTTCTCCATCCACTCAAGCTGCTCCATAGTTGGATGTGATCTCTCATTATCAGAATCCAAGGCTATAATTATGAACTTGCCAATTGTGATATAGTAGATTGGTGGAGCAATTAATTTTGAGAAGTACTTTGGTGGATCATCGTGGTTACCCTTAACAATTATCGTTGGCTTTCCGGCAGCAATAGCGTTTTCCATTAAGCTAAGCAGATATCCATATGCTTTGCTGTCACCTGCGGTATCAACAACATCACCTGTTGCAATGATTACATCAACTGCCGGATTCATTCCCCAGTAAGTGAAGAAGCTGTCAGTTGCCATGTAGCTTGAGAGTGGAATTGCTCCTTCACCACACTTGAATATGCTTCTGCAGAATTTTTCCCCATTTACATAACCAATCTTTGCACCGCTTGTAACGTGAAGATCACTTCCATGAGCAATTCTGAGAACCTTTGGATACTCCTTGAGAATCCAGACGCCATTTGGAATAACCACTTCACCCTTGTTCGATTTGACAATCAGGAAATAATCATCCGGGACAACGTTCTCCGGGATTTTAACCTGAAGCTCATTGCCATTCTTCCCAACTATCTGGAGCTCATAGGGTCCATTAAGTACTGAGACTATTGAAAGGCTTGTTATTTCAACGCCATCTTGGGCTCTCATTGTAACTGTTTCGCCTGGAATTGCTACAATTGGAGCTCCTGGAGCAGGATATGCTAAAACATCAAGTGGGTAAAGTGTTTCTGCCTTAGCTGGTACTGTTGGCACTAATGAGAAAATTATAAACACCAGGAGCAAGCTCAATGCCTTCTTCATAGCATCACCGTAAAAAATTGTCTTTAGCAATATAAAACATTATCTAACACAAATTTGTGCAACTGAGGGAGAAAAAATTGGAGTATTTAACACTATGAGTTCCATCTAACAGAAATCAAAGCTAGTCCCATAATCTTCTCTGCAAGCTGACTTTTTCCACTTAATCTTTTGTATTCTTGGTATTTTTGCCAGATTTTTGAGTACAACTTTTGGGCTACTTCAACTTTATGCCTTCTTGTTGCAACAAATAGTCTCGTTAATTGAACTGCCATCTCCAGCAAAATATAATCCGCCCTACTGATAGGCTTTACAATTGAAGAAATTATCTCACCATAAAGCGGGATAAATTTGCATTTTAGCACTTTGCTTTTTCCAAGTTCATCTTCAATTTCACTCTCTTTAAATTCTATCTTGCCTTCAATCCAGCTTAACTTTTTGATTTTTCTGAGGGGTATTTTCTTTGCATCTTCAAATTCCAAATTAATTGGAAGGTTTAGCGCAGCTTTTACCAGAAGTTCAACATCTTGAGTTATGTGGACAATCCCAAAAGGATATTCCTTGATTTCCTGAAAGCTCTTTCCTTCAAAAAGCTTAAAATAGAAATAATTTCCTTTTCGGACTACTCCAATAGGAGTTATATTTGACTTTGTTATCAAGAGTACCTCATATACCTTATCTTCCTCAAATAAGTCCAAAACTTCCATATTATCACCCGAGCAAGAGGAAAGTTAAGAGAAAAGAGAATCAAAGTTGTTTCGGTAAAACAAGAATATCATCTCTGTTTATGTAGAATGTTACTGGACCTTGTGGTTTTAAGCCCATAACATCCTTATCGTTTATAGTTCTTGCAATGATTCTGGTTTCTCCAAACATTCCAACGACCTCAATAAAGAATCCATAGTACTCAATGAGATCAACCTTACCTTCAAGCTTCACTGCATTCTCAAGTGGTTTTAAGCTAATGCGCTCTGGTCTGATAACGATAACAACTTTGTCGCTCTTGTCAGTGTATGTCAATCCTTCAAGTCTGAAGTGCTCAAACTCGACAGTAACCTTGTCGCCCTGTCTCTCAACAACCTTTGCTGGAATTACGTTTGTCTTGCCCATAAACGATGCAACGAACTCTGTCTTGGGCTTCTCATAAATTTCCTTCGGAGTTCCAACTTGCTCTACGGTTCCAACGTTCATGACAGCTATTCTATCACTTATTGCCATTGCCTCCTCTTGATCGTGTGTAACGTAAAGGACTGTAATGCCAAGTTCTCTTTGTATTCTCCTGATTTCTGAACGCATCTCAAGTCTAAGTTTTGCGTCAAGGTTTGAAAGTGGCTCATCAAGTAGAAGTAACTTGGGCTCAACAACTATTGCTCTTGCTATTGCAACTCTTTGCTGCTGACCACCACTGAGCTGAGTAGGATATCTGTCCTCAAAACCTTCAAGCTTTACTAGCTGAAGTGCCCACTTAACTTTTCTGTCAATTTCTTCCTTTGGAAGCTTCTTGATCTTGAGTCCATAGGCAATGTTGTCGTAAACTGTCATGTGAGGCCAAAGAGCATAGTTCTGGAACACCAAGACTGCTCCTCTTTCACTTGAGCTTAAGTAGGTAACTTCTTGGTCATCAAAGAATATCCTTCCGCTGTCTGGGAAGTCAAGACCAGCAATGATTCTCAGTGTTGTGGACTTTCCACATCCAGATGGTCCAAGTAGAGTAAACAGCTCACCATGCTTTATGTGCAGATCAATTCCTTTTAATGCGACGGTTTCTCCGAAGGTTTTAACAATATTCTCAAGTTTGACTTCAACCAATTTTCTCACCTCATGTTAATCCTATGAATGCGTATCTTTGCTTGGTGATTATGTTAACCAACACAATTGAGAGTATCTGGACTGTAATTAACAGCACACCCAATGCCGCAGCAAGCTGAGCACTCCCTGCTGCTGACATCATGATGTCTTTCATGAATGCTGTAATCGGTGCATATTGCATATTGAGTGAACCTAATGTAATACCCACACTTGTCTCGCTCATTGAATAAACGAAGCTGAGCATTGCACCACCAAAGACGTTAAGTGAAATCAGTGGTAGCAAGATACCAGTTATTGTCTTCCATCTGCTTGCTCCAAGGTTCATTGAAGCTTCTTCGAGGGAGACGTGAACCTGCTGAAGCCCTGCATAGACGGAACGTGCTGAGAAAGGTAGTCTTCTGATTGAATACGCTAGTATGAGTACAAAAGCAGGATTGAAGCTGAAGATGTTTGTTGGGTCTAGTGGTGTGTTTGGGAACACCTGTGAGAAGAAATAGAAGTATCCCATTGCAACAACGATACCTGGAACAGCAATTGGTATTATGACCAAACTTTCAAGAACTGGGGTCAAGATTCCCTTAAATCTGCTGGTTGCATATGATGATGTTACTGAAAGGAGTATAATGAGTATAACAGCGGCACCTGAATACATAAGGCTGTTTATGATGTACCTCCTAACATCTGGATTAACAAGCATCTGCTTGACGTATTCTGTTGTAAATCCTTGGGGCAGCACAGTGACGCTCCACTGCTTGGAGAATGCCAATAGAATAACACCAATCTGGGGGAATATCGTGAAGAGCAACAGTGGGAGTAAAATGACATAAATGATTGCAGCTTGCCATGGCTTTGGCTTGCTCACTCTTGGCTTCCATCTTCCACCTTTACTGAGCATTGCGTACTGCCTCAAGCTGACGTACTTTCGGATTCCGAGGAATGCAAGTACAGCCAAAGTAAGCATTAAAATTGATAGTGCTGCAATCTCTGGGCTTCTCTCACCAAGACCATAGAGGAATTTGCTGAAGATTTGATATGACATTAGTTTCTTAGCTAATGGATCACCTTGGAAAACAATTGGTGCTGCCAAATCCTCAAGGCTAAAGATGAATACAAGCGTTGCACCAGCGGCTATACCCGGCAAAGCCAATGGAAATGTCACTGTTCTGAATAAGTGGAAGCCTTTGCTTCCAAGATTCTCTGCCTGCTCTTCTAATGTTGGATCAATGTTGATAAAGCTTGCATAGGCATTAAGATAGACTATTGGGTAGTATGTCATAGCCTGAGCTAAAACAACACCTGCCAAACCATCAATTTTAATCCTAAATGGCAGAATGTGGAGAAGATCATAGAAAATGTAGTTGATTAAACCCGTGTCAAGGAACATCTTCTTAATAACGTATGCATTAACGAATGGGGTAACCAACAGGGGAATAAAGAGGGCGACTCTAAAGAAGTTCTTACCCTTAAAGTCATATCTCGCCATGACAAAGGCGAAGATGGTACCCATAAGTGAAGCCAAAAGCGTCACGAGAGCAGCAACCACAAGTGAGTTGATTACAACTCCAAAGTCTATTCCTCTGATTAGATAGACAGTTTCTCCAGTTGCAGTAACAGTTTTTATGGCAAAATCTCCTTGAGGTGGAAATTGGACATAATAACTTGAAGTCAAAATGCTCTTAAACCAATACAGGGAAAAATGCCCCTCATGTCTAAATGCTATTGCCAGCATGGCTAATACGGGTACAATTAGAAATATCACTATATAGAGCAAGGGGAAAAGGTAGGAAAAGGAAACAAGGGGCTCAAACAGAGGAGTCCCAAAAAGTCTTTCACTCCATTTGCTTACCCTCATCCTTGCACCTCCGCCAGTACCTTATTGTATTTAGTTCTTGCAGCGTCTCTCCACTCTTGCATAAGTGTATCTTTGAATCCTGAATCCTTAATGAGCCTCTCATTTATCTTCTTTGCATACTCCTCAGTGAACGTAACCATCTGGCCTGTATCGGGGTCTTTAAACTGTATTGGGGCTAAGAGCTGTGCTTTAAGCTGTTCGTACTTTTCTTTGCTTATCTTTCCTTGTTTATAGGCCTGAACAAGAGCAACCCACGCTCTGTGAAGCTCCTGGTTTGCATCAACCAATGTAGCCTTGAAGTAGAACTGCATTGCATAAATCGTAGCCAAGGCTCTTGCATCATCAAACTGAATACCCTGGGTTTGCAAAGCTAATTCGTAGGCTTTCTTTAAATCTGGCCTCTTCTGCCCCTCTGGGGTGTCAAAGACTGCAGGATTTACTGGAAGCCTGTTAACATCTTCATTAAGCCAGATCTTTTGCCCTTCTGTGAGAACCCAGTAAATGAAAGCCTGTGCAGCTTCTGGGTGCTGGGAGTTCTTAAGCAGAGCAATTGGGTCACCATTAATAATACTCTCTCCCTTTGGAATTATATAGACACATGAAGGATTGAGTTTCATTGCAGTGTATCCGTAGAAGTCAATTGTGTTTCCAACAGCTATGTCACCAGCTATAACAGCCTCTCTAACAGCATCACTCGCATCGTAAATTTTCGAGTTTGCAGCTATGATTGTGAGAACCTTCCATCCTTCTTCCCAACCAAAAGCTTGGAGAATAATCTGATAAATCCTTGTGTTTGAGGTGCTCCTTGTTGGGTCAGCGATACCGACTTGTGGAGGGTCTAATGCAAAGGTCTCGCTTGCTATATCCTCCCATCTCTCTGGCATTGGAAGGTTCCATCTCTTGAGAACGTCTTTGTTTACTGTAAAACCGAATGATGAAAGTGCAGCTGCAATCCAATAAACTTTTCCATCGTCACCTTTTCTTACCATTGGCATTCCAGCAATATCTTCCTTTATTTGTGTCCCAAGAAGTCCAAGAACCTTCTCATCTGTAATTGGGGCCAAATAACCCTGCTTAAAGAGGTCATCAAAGAGCGTTGGTCCCCCACCCCATCCAATATCAGCGCCTTTTTTGATTAAAGCGGGCCACTGTGAATCTGGAGCTTTGATGAATTTAATGTTTACAATGTTATACTGCTTAGCAATGTCACTCTTTAGAAATGCCTCTTTTGCCAGCATTTGGATGGTAGTGTCATGTCTTGTTAGAACAATTAATGTTATACCTTCTCCAGGTTTTTTGGTTGTCGTTGTCTGCTCTTCTCCACCACCAATACATCCAGAAGCTATGCTAATGAGAAACAGCAGTACAAGTGAAAGAGCAATGCCTTTTTTCATTTTGGCTCACCTCTGATAGGGTTTTACAAAAGCTTCTTTAAATTTTTGCCACAAAAAAATGTTAAAAAATTAAAGGTTTAGAGAGAAAAATTCACTTTCTTCTTCTTAAGAGCAGTGGAATCAATGCTAATCCAACAAGAGCTGCTGGACCGCATGTTTTACTTGTTGTGGCTGGAGCTGAAGTGCTTGTTTCAGTTGGCTTTTCAGTCTCTGTTGGTTTCTCTGTTGTTGTCTCTGTTGGCTTCTCTTCTACCTTACTTGCCTCCTTGAGTGCCCAGTGGATGAAGTTTGTAACGAAGGTTGGACCATCAAGTGGAACTCCGTGATACTTTGGTGCCCATGTTGGCTCGTAGTCACCGTATGGTGATTCACCGCTAACGATGAGCAAGCTCTGCTTTCCGTTGTCGAACTTAACAAATTCAACTGCTAAGAGTGTAAACACTCCAGTGTCACCAGCCATGTATGCATTTGCTGGTGGGTCGTTGTTCTCAACGATTGTACCGTCTTTGGTTGTCTTTACAATTCTGTAAACATTCTCTGGTATGTTTCCATCAACGAGCTTCTGCCAGTTTCCATTGTCATCAACATAAGCAACAACGCCAGGACCGTGGTAGAGGACTTTTCCTCCGTTCTTGAAGCCCTCAGTAATCATGCTTGCATCTGGTGTGTTTGGATCTGGGTTAACAATACCCACAACTCTGTATCCCCTTCCAGCGTTGCTTGTTGGATCTTCAACTGAACAGAGGTCCAACCTAAGGTGTCCAACTCCAAGCTGGTCAAGAAGTGAGTTAACAGTGTCCTGAACCTGTACACCGCTTCCGTAATCGCTGTCACCAGCAATCCAGAGAACCTTTCCACCTTGCTTGAACCACTCTGCAATAGCTTGTATTTCATCTGGCTCGAATGGGCTTGATGGCTGACCGATAATAAGCATGTCAACGCCCTTGAGGGCATCAGCTGTAATTTTATCACCGAGGTGTGGGATACCTAAGGTGTCGGCGGCAGCTGGATCACCGAAGTATGCCCATTTTACATCAGTTATTGTCTTTACAATGCCATGTGCTAAAGTCTCATTGGTGTCTCTGTCAAGAACGTCTCCTGCAAGATACTTGTCATTTTCACCATGGGCTAAATCCACAGCAACGGTGGCTGCACTGGCAAAAGCGACTCCAAAAAGTCCAAACAGAACAAAAACTGACAATAGTATTGCAAGCTTCTTCATGGCGTTCACCAAAAATGTTTAACGTATAAAGCAGTTATAAATCTTATTGAACCCTCATTAGGTAACAATGTGTAGCAAAGTGCTTAAATTTATATTAGTAGATGTTGAGAAACCTAAACACTAAAGACCGCACTGAGGATTTGTGCATACACATTGATGCCCTGACAGTATGACAATTTTCAAATGCGTAAATTCCTTAAAGGATAACATCATCTTTGGCTTAGGTGGTGTGAATGGACATAGAGAAAAAAATTGAATTAATAACGAGAAACCCAACTGAAGAGGTATTGACCATAGAGAATTTAAGACAGCTTTTGGAAATGGGAGTTCCTCTTCAGCATTACATAGGTTTTGAGATAAGTGGTTATATTCATCTTGGCACTGGATTAATGGCTGGTGCAAAGATCGCAGACTTCCAGAAAGCTGGCATAAAAACAAGGATATTCCTGGCAGACTGGCACAGCTGGATTAACGACAAGCTTGGTGGAGACCTTGAAACTATTCAAAAAGTGGCTTTAACTTACTTCAAAGAGGGCATGAAGCAGAGCATCAAAGTTATGGGCGGTGACCCAGATAAGGTAGAGTTCGTCTTAGCTAGTGAGATTTTGGAGAAAGGCGACTACTGGCAGACAGTTATTGATATTTCAAAGAACGTTACTTTGAGCAGAGTTATGCGCTCCATTACAATCATGGGCCGTCAAATGGGTGAGGCAATAGATTTTGCAAAGCTGATCTATCCGATGATGCAGGTTGCTGACATATTCTACCAAGGAGTCAACATTGCACACGCTGGAATGGATCAGAGAAAGGCTCACGTTATTGCAATAGAGGTCGCTGAAAAGCTGAAGTACCACCCACTTATCTGGGAAGGCAAAAAATACAAGCCAGTTGCAGTTCACCACCACCTCCTGCTCGGATTACAGGAGCCACCGAAGTGGCCGATTGAGAGTGAGGAGGAGTTCAAGGAGATAAAAGCATCAATGAAAATGAGCAAGTCAAAACCGTATTCAGCGGTTTTCATACATGATACCCCCGAGGAAATCAGGCAGAAGCTTAGAAAGGCATTCTGTCCTGCAAGAGAAGCAAACTACAACCCTGTTTTGGACTGGGCAGAGCACATAATCTTCCGCGAGGAGCCAACTGAATTTACCATTCACAGACCAGCTAAGTTCGGTGGTGATGTAACGTACACAACGTTTGAAGAGCTCAAGAAGGACTTTGCTGAAGGAAAGCTGCACCCACTTGACCTGAAGAATGCGGTTGCCGAATACTTGATAGAGCTCCTCAAGCCAGTCAGAGAGTACTTTGAAAAGCACCCAGAGCCTTTAGAGCTGATGAAGGAAGTTAAGATTACGAGATGAATTTCTATTCCCGTCTTAATTTCCCTTTTCTGGTTTAATTGAGCTTAACTAAGTATCCAGAATTCCAGAATTGCAGACAGTTTGATTTATTACCAAGAGATTATTTTTGAGAAGTTTGCTCAGAAGAGTTTATTATGGTGCGGGGGCGGGGATTTGAACCCCGGAACCCCTACGGGACGGGACCCTCAATCCCGCGCCTTTGACCAGGCTCGGCAACCCCCGCTCAAGCCAAAATATTTCGGTTAAAATCAGCTTATAAAGTTTTCTATCCACTGTTACCGAAAAATTTATAAAATGCTTAACTCCCAATGATTTTGGACGCGGGCCGGTAGCTTAGCCTGGTTAGAGCGGCGGACTCTTAATCCGCAGGTCGGGGGTTCAAATCCCCCCCGGCCCGCCAACAAGCTGCACTTCTTCTGGAGTGCTTTCGGAGACAAGAAAATGAGTTTTGAGAAATTAGGACTCTCAGAAAATACGCTGGGAGCAGTCAGAAGAAAAGGGTTCTCGGAACCTACAGACATTCAGAGGGAAGTTATCCCTCTGTTTTTGAAAGGAAATGCAGACATAGTTGGACAATCACAGACAGGAACTGGAAAAACTGCATCATTCGCATTACCGCTTGTAGATGTTATCAACGAGTATGAAAGGGAAGTCCAAGCAATAATTTTAACGCCAACCAGAGAGCTTGCTCTTCAAGTAGCTGACGAGATAAAGTCGCTTAGAGGTAAGAAAAGGATAAGAGTTCTTTCAGTATATGGAGGACAGCCAATAGGTCCTCAGATAAGAACCCTTAGGAAAGGAGTTCACATAGTAGTTGGAACCCCTGGAAGAGTTCTCGATCACATCAGAAGAGGCACGTTAAGGCTTGATGGAATTCAATACTTCATCCTAGATGAAGCTGACAGGATGCTCGATATGGGTTTCATAGATGATATAAGAGCAATATTCAGAGAGACACCAAGAAATAAGCGTGTCCTTATGTTTTCAGCAACGATGCCCCGCGAAGTTTTGAGGCTAGCAAAACGATACATGGAGAAATATGAGCTGATAAGAACAAGCAGCGACGAGCCAGTTCCAGGACTTGTGGAGCAAGAGTATATTGAAGTTGTACCAGCAAGAAAAATATCTGTGCTGAAAAGAATACTAGACGGTGAATTTCATGGAATAATCTTCTGCCAAACGAAGAGAGAGACTAGGATACTGGCAGAAAAGCTCGCACATATGGGATACAATGCTGAAGCTTTAAATGGAGACATGAACCAAAGAAGTAGAGAAAGAACCTTGATGCGCTTCAAAAGACGAAAAATAAACATTCTAGTTGCCACAGATGTTGCTGCAAGAGGAATAGACGTTCAAGACATAGCTCACATTGTAAACTATTCCTTGCCACAAAACGCTGAAATGTATATCCACAGGATTGGCAGAACAGGACGAGCGGGCAAAAAAGGAAAAGCAATAACTTTCATCAAGCCGGGAGAGTATAGAAGGTTAAGATACATTGAGAGCGTTGCAAAAGTTAGCATAAAGAAATCAAAGCTTCAAGAAAGCATAGACAGAGAAAAGAGGAGAGACTCAAGAAAAAGATACTGAGATTTGTCAAGACTTGGCAATATCAAGAATTATTTTAAGGTTCTCCCCCTCTTCTCTTATCTCAATCCAAAACGCTGAATACTGTCCCAAATCAGCTCTAACTTCTGAGTCTGAGACTATACTGTCGTAGAGATAATTAATCAGCTGTTCATGGAATAGAGGGTTATAATATTCAACAAACTTTTCAAATCTGAATGTCCAGACTTTCCCTTCAGAATACCCCTTTGGCAATGTGCCTTGGAAAAGCTGCTGAAGTTTCTCATCAAGCCTTAAGTTTGGAAAGTTTTTCAAAATTATTGAAGACAAGCTCCCAGAAATTGCTTGTGCATCTACATTGGTGAACTTGTAATCTTGCTTTAGGAATTCTATCCCAGAAACAATCCCCAAGTTCTCTACTTCAGCACTGCCATTTACAAGCTTGATCTCATAAATTGTTGCATTTGAGATCGTTTTTCCTTTCTCCTTCCAGTATCGGTAATATGCGCCCAAGTCCATTGCGGGAGGGTGCTGATCTAGGACAAAGTACCAGCCCTCAATTTCTATTACTGCCACTGCATGCCCAACATCACTGTTCGTGAAGTTAATGCTGAAAATGTAAAGGGGAGAGTAGTTTATACTCAAAAGCAGTCCAGCTGTGAGAATTGAGTAATCAGTGCAAATGCCTTTTCCTCTCATTATCGTTTCATAGGGAGTTTGTATTGTGTTGTCTTTCCCCCTTACAATCTCAAAACTCCCGTTGCTGTATATTTTAATTTCTGGAGCTGGTAGAGATGCCTTTTTCCAGTCATATTGGATATGCTCTTTCTCCCACTCTAGGATGTTCCAAGCACTTTGCTGTAAGCTGTCACCTTTAAGCT is from Thermococcus paralvinellae and encodes:
- a CDS encoding tyrosine--tRNA ligase translates to MDIEKKIELITRNPTEEVLTIENLRQLLEMGVPLQHYIGFEISGYIHLGTGLMAGAKIADFQKAGIKTRIFLADWHSWINDKLGGDLETIQKVALTYFKEGMKQSIKVMGGDPDKVEFVLASEILEKGDYWQTVIDISKNVTLSRVMRSITIMGRQMGEAIDFAKLIYPMMQVADIFYQGVNIAHAGMDQRKAHVIAIEVAEKLKYHPLIWEGKKYKPVAVHHHLLLGLQEPPKWPIESEEEFKEIKASMKMSKSKPYSAVFIHDTPEEIRQKLRKAFCPAREANYNPVLDWAEHIIFREEPTEFTIHRPAKFGGDVTYTTFEELKKDFAEGKLHPLDLKNAVAEYLIELLKPVREYFEKHPEPLELMKEVKITR
- a CDS encoding transglutaminase-like domain-containing protein, with the protein product MRLLKFMLSALIIALIFVSGCVQIETITQTERSTSESHPFTKPSATTPSTQTASTTIMLPQSNTTPSCSDPLWRYVLKRAIPCALSKEELAKIKPLAEQLKGDSLQQSAWNILEWEKEHIQYDWKKASLPAPEIKIYSNGSFEIVRGKDNTIQTPYETIMRGKGICTDYSILTAGLLLSINYSPLYIFSINFTNSDVGHAVAVIEIEGWYFVLDQHPPAMDLGAYYRYWKEKGKTISNATIYEIKLVNGSAEVENLGIVSGIEFLKQDYKFTNVDAQAISGSLSSIILKNFPNLRLDEKLQQLFQGTLPKGYSEGKVWTFRFEKFVEYYNPLFHEQLINYLYDSIVSDSEVRADLGQYSAFWIEIREEGENLKIILDIAKS
- a CDS encoding DEAD/DEAH box helicase, which encodes MSFEKLGLSENTLGAVRRKGFSEPTDIQREVIPLFLKGNADIVGQSQTGTGKTASFALPLVDVINEYEREVQAIILTPTRELALQVADEIKSLRGKKRIRVLSVYGGQPIGPQIRTLRKGVHIVVGTPGRVLDHIRRGTLRLDGIQYFILDEADRMLDMGFIDDIRAIFRETPRNKRVLMFSATMPREVLRLAKRYMEKYELIRTSSDEPVPGLVEQEYIEVVPARKISVLKRILDGEFHGIIFCQTKRETRILAEKLAHMGYNAEALNGDMNQRSRERTLMRFKRRKINILVATDVAARGIDVQDIAHIVNYSLPQNAEMYIHRIGRTGRAGKKGKAITFIKPGEYRRLRYIESVAKVSIKKSKLQESIDREKRRDSRKRY
- a CDS encoding CGP-CTERM sorting domain-containing protein, whose amino-acid sequence is MKKLAILLSVFVLFGLFGVAFASAATVAVDLAHGENDKYLAGDVLDRDTNETLAHGIVKTITDVKWAYFGDPAAADTLGIPHLGDKITADALKGVDMLIIGQPSSPFEPDEIQAIAEWFKQGGKVLWIAGDSDYGSGVQVQDTVNSLLDQLGVGHLRLDLCSVEDPTSNAGRGYRVVGIVNPDPNTPDASMITEGFKNGGKVLYHGPGVVAYVDDNGNWQKLVDGNIPENVYRIVKTTKDGTIVENNDPPANAYMAGDTGVFTLLAVEFVKFDNGKQSLLIVSGESPYGDYEPTWAPKYHGVPLDGPTFVTNFIHWALKEASKVEEKPTETTTEKPTETEKPTETSTSAPATTSKTCGPAALVGLALIPLLLRRRK